From Acidimicrobiales bacterium, one genomic window encodes:
- a CDS encoding FAD-dependent oxidoreductase encodes MSSDVVVIGAGIAGLSAARVLRAQGHSVRVLDKARGVGGRMASRRIGDARFDHGAQFFTVRSSAFAAVVERAKLAGAVIEWTHGFQATPDGHPRWRGAEGMTSLCKWMATDAGIEPELGCMVADVREYPADAYVVTAPVPQSLAILSFSGLLPEPATATRLAGIAYKPTIAILATLDRAPTAMPPHGGCQFAEGDDLAFLTDNQAKGISPVPALTVHLSNDRSHEYWGRTDDDVVAFATGRVGSLLGDASIVAAQVQRWRYAGPVEVHPEPTVVWGSAPVVALAGEAFAGPKVEGAFLSGMAAAAAVDERLG; translated from the coding sequence ATGAGCAGCGACGTCGTGGTCATCGGCGCGGGCATTGCCGGACTGTCGGCAGCGCGCGTGTTGCGCGCCCAGGGGCACTCGGTTCGGGTGCTGGACAAGGCCCGGGGTGTCGGTGGCCGGATGGCCAGCCGCCGGATCGGCGACGCTCGTTTCGATCACGGCGCACAGTTCTTCACCGTGCGCTCCTCGGCGTTCGCCGCGGTGGTCGAGCGGGCGAAGCTCGCCGGTGCCGTCATCGAGTGGACCCACGGCTTTCAGGCGACACCCGACGGCCATCCCCGTTGGCGAGGCGCCGAGGGGATGACGTCGCTGTGCAAGTGGATGGCGACCGACGCAGGGATCGAGCCGGAGCTCGGCTGCATGGTCGCCGACGTCCGCGAGTATCCGGCCGATGCCTACGTCGTCACGGCCCCGGTACCCCAGAGCCTCGCGATCCTGTCGTTCTCCGGCCTGCTGCCCGAACCGGCGACGGCGACGCGACTCGCGGGGATCGCCTACAAGCCGACCATCGCGATCCTCGCCACGCTCGATCGGGCACCGACCGCGATGCCGCCTCACGGCGGCTGCCAGTTCGCCGAGGGCGACGACCTCGCCTTCCTGACCGACAACCAGGCCAAGGGGATCTCGCCCGTTCCGGCGCTCACGGTGCACCTGTCGAACGATCGCAGCCACGAGTACTGGGGGCGTACCGACGACGATGTCGTGGCGTTCGCGACGGGTCGGGTCGGATCGCTGCTCGGTGATGCATCGATCGTTGCCGCCCAGGTCCAGCGATGGCGCTACGCGGGTCCCGTCGAGGTCCATCCGGAACCCACCGTCGTGTGGGGCAGCGCACCGGTGGTGGCCCTCGCCGGCGAGGCGTTCGCCGGCCCCAAGGTCGAGGGTGCCTTCCTCTCCGGCATGGCAGCGGCCGCTGCGGTCGACGAGCGCCTCGGCTGA
- a CDS encoding PPOX class F420-dependent oxidoreductase produces MARPLDDEETRAFLATGTRTGKLAWVTKSGRPAVTPVWFVLDEHDAGFDLVFNTARASGKAKAFARDPRVSLVVDEEHPPYGFVKIDGQVELIDEPTTRLAFATRIGGRYMGADRAEDFGARNGGDDEWLVRLRPDRVTAFADISG; encoded by the coding sequence ATGGCGCGACCGCTCGACGACGAGGAGACCCGGGCGTTTCTGGCAACGGGCACCCGCACGGGAAAGCTCGCATGGGTGACGAAATCGGGTCGGCCTGCCGTGACCCCGGTCTGGTTCGTGCTCGATGAGCACGACGCCGGCTTCGATCTCGTGTTCAACACCGCGAGGGCATCCGGCAAGGCGAAGGCGTTCGCCCGAGACCCTCGGGTGTCGCTCGTGGTCGACGAGGAGCACCCGCCGTACGGCTTCGTGAAGATCGACGGCCAGGTCGAACTCATCGACGAACCGACGACCCGCCTGGCGTTCGCGACCCGTATCGGCGGTCGCTACATGGGTGCGGACAGAGCGGAGGACTTCGGTGCCCGCAACGGTGGCGACGACGAGTGGCTCGTGCGCCTCCGGCCCGACCGGGTGACCGCGTTCGCCGACATCAGCGGCTGA
- a CDS encoding TIGR03621 family F420-dependent LLM class oxidoreductase — MRPFRFGVQINTTTPGMTWADTARRVEDLGFSTLVMPDHFEDQLAVAPALAVAAQATTTLRVGALVFGNDYRHPVVLAKDMATLDVLSDGRMEFGIGAGWMRSDYDAAGMSYDRPGERIDRMLESIEIIRGLFGDGPVDFAGDHYTISGLDGLPKPVQTPPPLLIGGGGKRMLTIAAQHADIVGVTANLKAGEIGPDAVADITPARFDEKLEWVRDAAGDRMADIELNSLVMSTQVVDDQQAAIEGTAALFGLDPAEAAASPILLVGSPDQIVRQLEERRERWGFSYFIVQGLDTAIALEPVVARLAGG, encoded by the coding sequence ATGCGGCCGTTCCGTTTCGGTGTCCAGATCAACACGACCACGCCCGGCATGACCTGGGCCGACACCGCACGGCGGGTCGAGGACCTCGGGTTCTCGACCCTCGTCATGCCGGACCACTTCGAGGACCAGCTCGCGGTTGCCCCGGCCCTTGCCGTCGCCGCGCAGGCGACCACGACACTGCGCGTGGGCGCGCTCGTGTTCGGCAACGACTATCGCCATCCCGTCGTGCTCGCCAAGGACATGGCGACCCTCGACGTGCTGTCCGACGGCCGGATGGAGTTCGGCATCGGCGCCGGCTGGATGCGCTCCGACTACGACGCTGCGGGCATGTCCTATGACCGACCCGGGGAACGCATCGACCGGATGCTGGAGTCGATCGAGATCATCAGAGGCCTCTTCGGCGACGGTCCCGTCGACTTCGCCGGCGACCACTACACCATCTCGGGTCTCGACGGGCTCCCGAAGCCGGTGCAGACCCCTCCCCCGCTGCTGATCGGTGGCGGCGGGAAACGCATGTTGACCATCGCCGCGCAACACGCCGACATCGTGGGGGTCACCGCCAATCTGAAGGCCGGCGAGATCGGCCCCGATGCCGTGGCCGACATCACCCCCGCCCGGTTCGACGAGAAGCTCGAGTGGGTGCGCGACGCCGCCGGCGACCGCATGGCCGACATCGAACTCAACTCGCTCGTGATGTCGACGCAGGTGGTCGATGACCAGCAGGCGGCGATCGAGGGCACCGCCGCCCTGTTCGGACTCGACCCGGCCGAGGCCGCGGCGAGTCCGATCCTCCTGGTCGGCTCGCCGGATCAGATCGTCCGCCAGCTCGAGGAACGGCGTGAACGGTGGGGCTTCAGCTACTTCATCGTGCAGGGACTCGACACCGCCATCGCCCTCGAGCCGGTGGTGGCCCGCCTGGCCGGCGGCTGA
- a CDS encoding heparinase II/III family protein, giving the protein MIRRFLVLMVAAGLGATTLGAVPPAATAAAAQDGRVVPGAGLPRPRAVFTPGSEADLAARLEREPYRSIFLDAHALHEARRLSRTPGDPDRNAQKDMARAARFLAFAYALDRTVINGEIVPFPDDATRRAAGEIVEELLLGLFNRSRFAVPPPIGGWDRDIDTAGEILQWSGAFDTMLGAGYDFGGNDRTIADLLIDLTSELYRNYTDPATAGGVANLHQNNHRSKSGAAMATAAVVLAEYAPGAADDPDGSRDPLKWWDYGTTQVDEALRHILVTGDGAYSEGPHYQRFTTETMAPFFGMWDRILGDDGWTTADGRRIPAIHTTAQFGLTQDWMLALTLPDGTLAPIDDSNTDEAHYFGALPVLPNRAAYAWRWATAEPAFVWEASTDLAVDSIVAFDDTIVPAPPAGSPTSFWYEGGNAVFRSDWSPDATMVIAQGEGITASLFGRDSTGAGRSPQSHEHIEPGSYLLYAEGSMLVLDPGYLSFGAHGQVLEARDHNMVLVDGVGPEAMLANSLDWLSDPYGPPPQDGFASIHSTLDTDRLDSAVVTTRYGGETDIELHRRFLFVDNRYLVIADEITPDGTGPVELDWLVHGNGGGSSGGTYVAGGDGGTWTQGGARLTTAIATSVGAPTITSRIEEHESPTDRGLALTHEVQYASVDATGPVHAVQVLIPSSLSDTAPTIATGTDADGAVVVTIDDPAAGRTATVSWVGEDLALLDVSSDAGDPIAFATTDHVSAGSVDLRAPGASAVGLSAIDRGGWEVIADDPAHSLYLDGVGPGHLDGACAAFGTGSQVRIDPSGSIRSRWVADPLDARPGAVVAAAPSRVGVGTRVPLDGRRSCDPAGDDLTPSWELVSAPRGSSWVLDGTDGWTPTLSVDATGTFRVRLTVTDEAGNVSDPVEVVIAGGDRCGDERDDDLDGLFDAADPDCDGPEPEPAVDAIGFITDTSYIGAIETSPDRADVRRDPSGAIDSIAMTAVEGSRVMAAYLHTGHDPERATGLVVLIDPDSGLFRIRFWNGRIIEIRPGVIGGIDDAASMIWIVVDERS; this is encoded by the coding sequence GTGATCCGACGTTTCCTCGTACTCATGGTCGCCGCCGGCCTCGGCGCGACCACCCTCGGCGCAGTCCCCCCTGCGGCCACGGCGGCGGCCGCGCAGGACGGGCGGGTCGTACCCGGCGCCGGACTGCCGCGCCCACGCGCAGTGTTCACCCCGGGCTCGGAGGCCGACCTCGCCGCCCGACTCGAGCGGGAGCCCTATCGGAGCATCTTCCTCGACGCACACGCGCTCCACGAGGCCCGCCGCCTGAGTCGCACGCCCGGCGATCCGGATCGCAACGCCCAGAAGGACATGGCACGGGCCGCACGCTTCCTCGCCTTCGCCTACGCGCTCGACCGCACGGTCATCAACGGCGAGATCGTCCCCTTTCCCGACGACGCGACCCGCCGCGCAGCCGGCGAGATCGTGGAGGAACTCCTCCTCGGGCTCTTCAACCGCAGCCGTTTCGCCGTACCGCCGCCGATCGGCGGATGGGATCGCGACATCGACACCGCCGGCGAGATCCTCCAGTGGTCGGGGGCCTTCGACACCATGCTCGGTGCCGGTTACGACTTCGGCGGCAACGACCGGACGATCGCCGACCTGCTGATCGATCTCACCAGTGAGCTGTATCGGAACTACACGGACCCGGCGACCGCGGGTGGCGTCGCCAACCTCCACCAGAACAACCATCGATCGAAGAGCGGTGCCGCGATGGCAACCGCCGCGGTCGTCCTCGCCGAGTACGCACCCGGCGCGGCCGACGACCCCGACGGCAGCCGCGACCCACTGAAATGGTGGGACTATGGCACCACCCAGGTCGACGAGGCGCTGCGCCACATCCTCGTCACCGGCGACGGCGCCTACTCCGAGGGGCCCCACTACCAGCGATTCACCACCGAGACGATGGCGCCGTTCTTCGGAATGTGGGACCGCATCCTCGGCGACGACGGCTGGACGACCGCCGACGGGCGTCGCATCCCGGCGATCCACACGACCGCCCAGTTCGGTCTCACGCAGGACTGGATGCTCGCGCTCACCCTCCCCGACGGCACCCTCGCACCGATCGACGACTCCAACACCGATGAAGCCCACTACTTCGGCGCGCTGCCCGTGCTCCCCAACCGGGCCGCGTATGCCTGGAGGTGGGCCACCGCCGAGCCGGCGTTCGTGTGGGAGGCATCGACCGACCTCGCCGTCGACAGCATCGTGGCGTTCGACGACACGATCGTGCCCGCGCCGCCTGCAGGGTCGCCGACCTCGTTCTGGTACGAGGGCGGCAATGCCGTCTTCCGGTCGGACTGGTCACCCGACGCAACGATGGTCATCGCCCAGGGCGAAGGCATCACCGCCTCCCTGTTCGGCCGCGACTCGACCGGCGCCGGTCGCTCCCCCCAGAGCCACGAACACATCGAGCCCGGCTCGTACCTGCTCTACGCCGAGGGGTCGATGCTCGTGCTCGACCCGGGCTACCTCAGCTTCGGCGCCCATGGTCAGGTGCTGGAGGCCCGCGACCACAACATGGTGCTCGTCGACGGCGTCGGACCCGAGGCGATGCTGGCCAACTCACTCGACTGGTTGTCCGATCCATACGGACCGCCACCCCAGGACGGGTTCGCGTCGATCCATTCGACCCTCGACACCGACCGCCTCGACAGTGCCGTCGTCACGACCCGCTACGGCGGCGAGACCGACATCGAGCTGCATCGCCGATTCCTGTTCGTCGACAACCGCTACCTCGTCATCGCCGACGAGATCACGCCCGACGGTACCGGGCCGGTCGAACTCGACTGGCTGGTGCACGGCAACGGCGGTGGCAGCAGCGGCGGCACCTACGTGGCCGGCGGTGATGGCGGTACCTGGACCCAGGGCGGCGCCCGTCTGACCACCGCGATCGCGACCTCGGTCGGGGCCCCGACGATCACCTCCCGGATCGAGGAGCACGAGTCGCCCACGGACCGCGGACTCGCCCTCACCCACGAGGTGCAGTACGCGTCCGTCGACGCGACCGGCCCGGTTCACGCCGTCCAGGTGCTCATCCCCTCGTCGCTGTCCGACACCGCGCCGACCATCGCCACCGGAACCGATGCCGACGGCGCCGTCGTGGTGACGATCGACGATCCCGCCGCCGGTCGAACGGCGACGGTGTCGTGGGTCGGGGAGGATCTCGCCCTCCTCGACGTGTCATCCGATGCCGGCGACCCGATCGCCTTCGCGACCACCGACCACGTGTCGGCGGGCTCGGTCGACCTGCGAGCGCCGGGCGCTTCCGCCGTGGGGCTCTCGGCGATCGACCGCGGCGGGTGGGAGGTCATCGCCGACGATCCGGCCCATTCGCTCTACCTCGACGGTGTCGGACCAGGACACCTCGACGGTGCGTGCGCTGCGTTCGGTACCGGGTCACAGGTGAGGATCGACCCGAGCGGATCGATCCGGTCCCGTTGGGTGGCCGATCCGCTCGACGCCCGCCCGGGCGCGGTCGTCGCGGCGGCGCCGTCCAGGGTCGGGGTCGGGACCCGGGTGCCACTCGATGGCCGCCGATCGTGCGACCCGGCCGGGGACGACCTCACGCCCTCGTGGGAGCTGGTGTCGGCACCGCGGGGTTCCTCGTGGGTACTCGACGGCACCGACGGATGGACACCCACCCTCTCGGTCGACGCGACCGGTACGTTCCGGGTGCGCCTCACGGTGACCGACGAGGCGGGCAACGTCTCCGACCCGGTCGAGGTCGTTATCGCCGGCGGCGATCGGTGCGGCGACGAACGCGACGACGATCTCGACGGACTCTTCGACGCGGCGGACCCCGACTGCGACGGACCGGAACCGGAACCGGCCGTCGATGCCATCGGCTTCATCACGGACACGTCCTATATCGGCGCGATCGAGACATCGCCCGACCGAGCGGACGTGCGACGCGATCCGAGCGGCGCGATCGACTCGATCGCGATGACCGCAGTCGAGGGTTCCCGCGTGATGGCTGCGTACCTCCACACCGGTCACGACCCGGAGCGGGCCACGGGATTGGTCGTGCTCATCGACCCCGACTCCGGCCTGTTCCGTATCCGGTTCTGGAACGGTCGCATCATCGAGATACGTCCGGGTGTGATCGGCGGAATCGACGATGCCGCGTCGATGATCTGGATCGTCGTCGACGAACGTTCGTAG
- a CDS encoding YceI family protein, with protein MSTTTSSLPLTSGTWPVDAAHSSVEFTVRHLGLSKVRGRFNDFDATLTVGSSLDDVAVTATIGLASVDTNNADRDAHLRSTDFFDTESHPRMTFVSTAITDRGDGSYGLTGDLSLNGVTQTVVLDVEFNGTEDYPMDGSVHAGFSATGVLSRKSFGIEFDVPLGADKVAIGDKVNLDLEIQFVRP; from the coding sequence ATGAGCACCACCACCTCCTCCCTCCCCCTCACCTCCGGCACCTGGCCGGTCGACGCGGCGCACAGCAGTGTCGAATTCACCGTGCGCCACCTCGGCCTCAGCAAGGTCCGCGGCCGCTTCAACGACTTCGACGCCACGCTGACCGTGGGCAGCTCGCTCGACGACGTCGCCGTCACGGCCACGATCGGCCTCGCCAGCGTCGACACCAACAACGCCGACCGCGATGCCCATCTGCGCAGCACCGACTTCTTCGACACCGAGAGCCACCCTCGCATGACCTTCGTGTCGACCGCCATCACCGATCGCGGCGACGGCTCCTACGGTCTCACCGGCGACCTGTCCCTCAACGGCGTCACCCAGACCGTGGTCCTCGATGTCGAGTTCAACGGCACCGAGGACTACCCGATGGACGGGTCGGTCCACGCAGGCTTCTCGGCGACCGGCGTGTTGTCGCGCAAGTCATTCGGGATCGAGTTCGACGTGCCGCTCGGGGCCGACAAGGTGGCCATCGGCGACAAGGTCAACCTCGATCTCGAGATCCAGTTCGTCCGGCCGTGA
- a CDS encoding MarR family transcriptional regulator — translation MGNNGREADVQWLDDDEQAAWWALLEVGSGLFDALSADLRRIADLTLEDYEVLHLLSSQEHHRLRIGRLADEMLSSRTRLSQRIDRLTERGLVGRERCPSDGRAINVVLTDRGHALLVDIAPRHLESVRHHVFDQLDPDDVTAMATGLGKVAEHLHALRAGEKPAGC, via the coding sequence GTGGGGAACAACGGCCGCGAAGCCGACGTGCAATGGCTCGACGACGACGAGCAGGCGGCCTGGTGGGCGCTGCTGGAAGTCGGCTCGGGCCTCTTCGACGCGTTGTCGGCAGATCTGCGCAGGATCGCCGACCTCACCCTCGAGGACTACGAGGTCCTCCACCTGCTGTCGTCCCAGGAACACCACCGGCTGCGCATCGGCCGACTCGCCGACGAGATGCTCTCGAGCCGGACCCGGTTGTCGCAGCGGATCGACCGACTCACCGAGCGCGGGCTCGTCGGCCGGGAACGCTGCCCGTCCGACGGACGAGCGATCAACGTCGTGCTCACCGACCGGGGCCACGCGCTGCTCGTCGACATCGCTCCGCGCCACCTCGAGTCGGTGCGCCACCATGTCTTCGATCAACTCGACCCGGACGACGTGACGGCGATGGCAACCGGTCTGGGCAAGGTCGCCGAGCACCTCCACGCCCTGCGGGCCGGCGAAAAGCCCGCCGGCTGCTGA
- a CDS encoding alpha/beta hydrolase domain-containing protein: MRRAHPHTLPSCARPTVVYRWSAPAIALVLLAGACSGGGSGSEAIADSTTTIADATTTVAPTPTVTTTTTMPVRGDAVAVATVEGPVTGGDRGGLPANPAPREVLDEYGYVEEEFFISGEATSYAPVGELGQDGMWEVEPAATAPFTTRILVRRPADPTDANGVVGIEWLNVSGGQDADPDFGFLYPELMGRGTTWVGVSAQFSGVDGPGIGIPIPGVTATPIKTADPTRYAPIEHPGDDFSYDIFSQAAQAIRRPDGADPLGGVQPEHVIALGESQSAGRLTTYINGVHPLADIYDGFLVHSRLGGAALAAGASGPAVLNFRTDLADPILWFQTETDVARAFAARQPDTDLLVTWEVAGAAHADISQLVWGNASGREIEPDRVLPDFTELCGPINEGPQPVVLRRAWSDLVAWVVDGTPPAAAPELEIVDGRIARDELGIALGGIRTPDVDVPRAVHTGESRPGASVICSLFGSTTPLDAEVLAARYPTHEDYVTQVRESAQAAADAGFLLPEGVEQLVAEADAAAVPA, from the coding sequence ATGCGCCGTGCTCATCCTCACACCCTCCCGTCGTGTGCTCGCCCGACGGTCGTGTACCGATGGTCGGCGCCGGCGATCGCCCTCGTGCTCCTGGCGGGTGCGTGCTCGGGCGGCGGCAGCGGGTCGGAGGCGATCGCCGACAGCACCACGACGATCGCGGACGCGACGACGACGGTTGCCCCGACGCCCACCGTCACCACGACGACGACGATGCCCGTGCGCGGCGATGCGGTCGCCGTGGCGACGGTCGAGGGACCCGTCACCGGCGGCGATCGTGGCGGTCTGCCCGCGAACCCTGCGCCCCGCGAGGTGCTCGACGAGTATGGCTACGTCGAGGAGGAGTTCTTCATCAGCGGCGAGGCGACGAGCTACGCCCCGGTCGGCGAGCTCGGCCAGGACGGCATGTGGGAGGTCGAGCCAGCCGCCACGGCGCCGTTCACGACGCGGATCCTCGTGCGTCGTCCGGCCGATCCCACCGACGCGAACGGTGTCGTCGGCATCGAATGGCTCAACGTCTCGGGCGGGCAGGACGCCGATCCCGACTTCGGTTTCCTCTATCCCGAGCTCATGGGCCGGGGCACGACCTGGGTGGGCGTGTCGGCGCAGTTCTCCGGGGTCGACGGGCCCGGCATCGGCATCCCGATCCCCGGCGTCACCGCCACTCCCATCAAGACCGCCGATCCCACCCGCTATGCCCCGATCGAGCATCCGGGCGACGATTTCTCCTACGACATCTTCTCCCAGGCGGCGCAGGCGATCCGCCGACCCGACGGTGCCGACCCGCTCGGTGGCGTGCAGCCCGAGCACGTCATCGCCCTCGGCGAATCACAGTCGGCCGGCCGGTTGACGACCTACATCAACGGCGTGCACCCGCTCGCCGACATCTACGACGGGTTCCTCGTGCACAGCCGCCTCGGCGGCGCCGCGCTCGCGGCCGGGGCCTCGGGGCCGGCGGTCCTCAACTTCCGGACCGACCTCGCCGACCCGATCCTGTGGTTCCAGACGGAGACTGATGTCGCCCGAGCGTTCGCGGCTCGCCAGCCCGACACCGACCTCCTGGTGACGTGGGAGGTCGCGGGTGCCGCCCACGCCGACATCTCGCAGCTCGTGTGGGGCAACGCGTCCGGTCGGGAGATCGAACCCGATCGCGTGCTTCCCGACTTCACCGAGCTGTGCGGCCCGATCAACGAGGGTCCACAGCCGGTGGTGTTGCGCCGAGCCTGGAGCGACCTGGTGGCATGGGTGGTCGACGGCACGCCGCCCGCCGCGGCACCCGAGCTCGAGATCGTCGATGGTCGCATCGCCCGCGACGAGCTCGGCATCGCGCTCGGGGGGATCCGGACGCCCGACGTCGACGTCCCCCGGGCCGTCCACACGGGTGAGAGCCGGCCCGGCGCGAGCGTGATCTGCTCGTTGTTCGGGTCGACCACACCGCTCGACGCGGAGGTGCTGGCGGCGCGCTATCCGACCCATGAGGACTATGTGACCCAGGTGCGGGAGTCGGCGCAGGCGGCGGCCGATGCCGGGTTCCTGCTGCCGGAGGGCGTCGAACAGCTCGTCGCCGAAGCGGACGCGGCCGCAGTCCCCGCCTAG
- a CDS encoding PQQ-binding-like beta-propeller repeat protein yields MHRLRILLAVVLLAAACGTDDPLENLAATPTSPVATSTTVGADTPPVSMPDATEPRDWALPGADYHNSRQAIGSSIDAGTVELLARAWSAEMAGPLSTVPIVVDGVVYAQAGNGAVSAIDASTGEVRWTSAPTGFNIGPFGAAVADGRVFAVYGSTGVVALDAATGDEVWVAEITATPTTGIDIQPVVYDGLVFVSTVPVSISGIYVGGDRGVLHALDAATGEVVWTFDTVLGDDLWGNPDVNSGGGSWYPPAIDPERGLVYWGVANPAPFPGTAEFPNGSSRPGPNLYTNSAVALDIATGELQWYHQVIPHDIFDRDLVHTMIVDLADGSDLVVATGKGATVVGIDPDTGAPLWETPVGRHENDELDEIAAGTTVYPGTYGGVLTPPASADGTVYVATLNAPSTLSPDATFYFGGDLGTEPGEVVAIDAASGGVLWATSVPGDPLGGVAVVNDLLLTALLDGTVLALSRATGEIVHELSAPGGINGWMSVVDDTIYVPVGQASPPQIVAYRVPG; encoded by the coding sequence ATGCACCGCCTCCGGATCCTGCTCGCCGTCGTCCTCCTGGCCGCCGCATGCGGCACCGACGACCCGCTCGAGAACCTCGCCGCCACGCCCACATCGCCCGTCGCCACGTCGACCACGGTCGGCGCCGACACGCCGCCGGTCTCGATGCCCGATGCCACCGAACCCCGCGACTGGGCGCTCCCGGGCGCCGACTACCACAACTCGCGGCAGGCGATCGGCTCCTCGATCGATGCCGGCACCGTCGAACTGCTGGCCCGGGCGTGGTCCGCGGAGATGGCCGGCCCGCTCTCCACCGTGCCGATCGTGGTCGACGGCGTGGTCTATGCCCAGGCGGGCAACGGCGCAGTGAGCGCCATAGACGCGTCGACGGGCGAGGTGCGGTGGACGAGCGCACCGACGGGATTCAACATCGGACCGTTCGGCGCAGCGGTGGCCGATGGTCGGGTCTTCGCCGTCTACGGGTCGACCGGTGTGGTCGCCCTCGACGCCGCCACCGGCGACGAGGTCTGGGTCGCCGAGATCACCGCAACCCCGACGACGGGCATCGACATCCAGCCGGTCGTCTACGACGGGCTCGTGTTCGTCAGCACCGTGCCCGTGAGCATCAGCGGCATCTATGTCGGCGGGGATCGCGGTGTGCTCCATGCACTGGACGCGGCGACCGGTGAGGTGGTGTGGACGTTCGACACGGTCCTCGGCGACGACCTGTGGGGCAACCCCGACGTGAACTCCGGCGGCGGGTCCTGGTATCCGCCCGCGATCGATCCCGAACGGGGTCTCGTCTATTGGGGCGTGGCCAACCCGGCGCCGTTCCCCGGCACCGCCGAGTTCCCCAACGGCTCGAGCCGACCGGGTCCCAACCTCTACACGAACTCCGCGGTGGCGCTCGACATCGCGACGGGTGAGCTGCAGTGGTACCACCAGGTCATCCCGCACGACATCTTCGACCGCGACCTGGTCCACACGATGATCGTCGACCTCGCCGACGGGTCCGACCTCGTCGTCGCCACCGGCAAGGGGGCGACCGTCGTCGGCATCGACCCCGACACCGGAGCGCCGCTGTGGGAGACACCGGTCGGTCGCCACGAGAACGACGAACTCGACGAGATCGCTGCGGGGACGACCGTCTACCCGGGCACGTACGGCGGGGTGCTCACCCCACCGGCCTCGGCCGACGGAACCGTCTACGTCGCCACACTCAACGCGCCGTCGACGCTCTCCCCCGACGCGACCTTCTACTTCGGGGGCGACCTGGGCACGGAACCCGGTGAGGTCGTGGCGATCGACGCGGCCTCCGGCGGCGTCCTCTGGGCCACCTCGGTTCCCGGCGATCCGTTGGGCGGTGTGGCCGTCGTCAACGACCTGCTCCTCACCGCGCTGCTCGACGGCACCGTGCTCGCGCTCTCGCGAGCCACCGGTGAGATCGTCCACGAGCTGAGCGCTCCCGGCGGGATCAACGGCTGGATGTCGGTGGTCGACGACACGATCTACGTGCCGGTGGGCCAGGCGTCGCCGCCACAGATCGTCGCGTACCGGGTCCCGGGCTGA